A portion of the Bifidobacterium lemurum genome contains these proteins:
- a CDS encoding thymidylate synthase, translating to MPYEDLVRRILTEGTLKSDRTGTGTISLFGQQMRFDLSESFPLLTTKTVFFKGLAYELLWFLKGSTNIQYLTDHNVHIWDEWADENGDLGPVYGAQWRSWPAPTPEDPNRTIDQIANVVDLVKHNPDSRRMVVSAWNPAEVEHMALPPCHALFQFYVADGRLSCQLYQRSCDMFLGVPFNIASYSLLTLMLAQQAGLEPGEFVWTGGDCHVYDNHIEQVLEQLGREPYPYPRIAIRKADSLFDYDYEDFEIVDYRHHPTIKAPVAV from the coding sequence ATGCCCTATGAGGATCTGGTGCGCAGGATCCTGACCGAAGGCACGCTCAAATCCGACCGCACCGGCACCGGCACCATCTCGCTGTTCGGCCAGCAGATGCGCTTCGACCTGTCCGAATCCTTCCCCCTGCTCACCACCAAAACCGTGTTCTTCAAAGGACTGGCCTACGAGCTGCTGTGGTTCCTCAAAGGCTCCACGAACATCCAATACCTGACCGACCACAACGTGCACATCTGGGACGAGTGGGCGGACGAGAACGGCGACCTCGGCCCCGTCTACGGCGCGCAGTGGCGCTCCTGGCCCGCACCCACGCCCGAGGATCCAAACCGCACCATCGACCAGATCGCCAACGTGGTCGACCTGGTCAAGCACAACCCCGACTCGCGCCGCATGGTCGTCTCCGCATGGAATCCGGCCGAAGTGGAGCATATGGCCCTGCCGCCATGCCACGCGCTGTTCCAGTTCTACGTGGCCGACGGACGCCTGAGCTGCCAGCTGTACCAGCGCTCGTGCGACATGTTCCTCGGCGTGCCGTTCAACATCGCCTCCTACTCGCTGCTTACGCTGATGCTCGCGCAGCAGGCCGGATTGGAGCCGGGGGAGTTCGTGTGGACCGGCGGCGACTGCCATGTGTATGACAACCACATCGAGCAGGTGCTCGAACAGCTGGGGCGTGAGCCGTACCCGTATCCGCGCATCGCCATCCGCAAGGCCGACTCCCTGTTCGACTACGACTATGAGGATTTCGAAATCGTCGACTACCGGCACCACCCCACCATCAAGGCGCCGGTGGCGGTCTGA
- a CDS encoding dihydrofolate reductase, translated as MEHDSSRSGYHEPEPGSAGLDETEDWGDDFPKTFSVNLIWAEARDKDDCAGAIGFSGGMPWHLAEDMKHFKELTVSHPVIMGRRTWESLGVKYRPLPNRDNIVVSHDPQYHAPGATVVPSLEDALDLARQEAIPDDGLDRSEIWVIGGAQLFAEALPFADKAYVTEIRAQVEADTYAPDVAALVGDGAWHVVEESLWLEPKNPENGISGYKFAIFAKNR; from the coding sequence ATGGAGCATGACAGTAGCCGCAGTGGCTATCACGAACCCGAGCCCGGATCCGCCGGGCTTGACGAAACCGAGGACTGGGGCGACGACTTCCCCAAAACCTTCTCGGTGAACCTCATCTGGGCCGAGGCCCGCGACAAGGATGATTGCGCCGGCGCAATCGGCTTTTCAGGCGGCATGCCTTGGCATCTGGCCGAGGACATGAAGCATTTCAAGGAACTGACCGTATCCCATCCGGTGATTATGGGACGGCGCACATGGGAATCGCTGGGGGTCAAGTACCGCCCGCTGCCCAACCGCGACAACATCGTGGTCTCCCACGATCCGCAATATCACGCGCCCGGAGCGACGGTCGTTCCCAGCCTCGAGGACGCGCTGGATCTGGCGCGTCAGGAGGCCATTCCGGACGACGGGCTCGACCGCAGCGAGATCTGGGTCATCGGCGGCGCGCAGCTGTTCGCCGAGGCCTTGCCGTTCGCCGACAAGGCGTATGTCACGGAAATCCGCGCCCAGGTCGAGGCCGACACCTACGCGCCCGACGTGGCCGCGCTGGTCGGGGACGGCGCGTGGCATGTGGTCGAGGAATCGCTGTGGCTGGAACCGAAGAACCCTGAGAACGGCATCAGCGGATACAAATTCGCCATCTTCGCGAAGAACCGCTGA
- a CDS encoding low molecular weight protein-tyrosine-phosphatase has translation MSETSPYTVMTVCTGNICRSPMGEIILRHFFDERGLSDRVVVESSGVSDEEWSHPIDSRAVRVLRERGYGDEIPRDHFAHRITAEEIERTDLFLPMTASHMRSLLRQLPADKRDGVHMYRSFDPNLPTPKPGHEDSIDLVDPWYGGMREFEVAIDQIEAVAPHIVDWVAEQLGE, from the coding sequence ATGAGCGAAACCAGTCCCTACACCGTGATGACCGTATGCACCGGCAATATCTGCCGTTCCCCTATGGGTGAGATCATCCTGCGTCATTTCTTCGACGAGCGCGGCCTATCCGACCGCGTGGTCGTGGAGTCGAGCGGCGTGAGCGACGAGGAGTGGAGCCATCCGATCGACTCGCGCGCCGTGCGTGTGCTGCGTGAGCGCGGCTACGGCGACGAGATTCCGCGCGACCATTTCGCGCACCGCATCACCGCCGAGGAGATCGAACGCACCGACCTGTTCCTGCCGATGACCGCCTCGCATATGCGTTCGCTGCTGCGCCAGCTGCCCGCCGACAAGCGCGACGGCGTGCATATGTACCGCAGCTTCGATCCGAACCTGCCCACCCCCAAGCCGGGGCATGAGGACTCCATCGACCTGGTGGATCCTTGGTATGGCGGCATGCGCGAGTTCGAGGTGGCCATCGACCAGATTGAGGCCGTCGCGCCCCATATCGTCGATTGGGTCGCCGAACAGCTGGGGGAGTGA
- a CDS encoding LacI family DNA-binding transcriptional regulator, whose translation MVTIRDVAKAAGVSKSTVSYVLNNDPRITATTEAKVRRAIEELGYSVNHAARSLSSSRTWTIGISVAPDAGGYYSAAAGVHMYALARHASDRGYEALFVDAAGGARSIREAVASKRVDGVVVMDVSDDDPRIDMVLELGVPAVVFGSPDDCLGLDVVDSDYEREAVDAVRYLHELGRHDVVLFSKPEQLVRQRMGYVTRFNDAFVREARRLGMRVHVEAPEQVDSDPLSVVERAMRTYGDVNGVALFNEPVVMAAPRLFSTSGCGMCDERGVIAVAPRWICLSMSLPFATIQTDVDRLSGEVIDTLVSRIEDPGREPVRRLVAFPVIEPR comes from the coding sequence GTGGTCACTATCAGGGATGTCGCAAAGGCGGCGGGAGTCTCCAAATCCACGGTCTCCTATGTGCTTAACAACGATCCGCGGATTACGGCGACAACCGAGGCGAAGGTCCGCCGGGCGATCGAGGAGTTGGGGTATTCCGTCAATCATGCGGCCCGTTCGTTGTCCTCCTCTAGAACGTGGACCATCGGCATCTCTGTGGCTCCCGATGCCGGCGGTTATTATTCGGCCGCTGCCGGCGTGCATATGTACGCTCTGGCAAGGCATGCCTCCGACCGTGGTTATGAAGCCCTGTTCGTGGATGCCGCCGGGGGAGCGCGGTCTATCCGCGAGGCGGTGGCGTCCAAGAGGGTCGACGGTGTCGTTGTCATGGACGTGTCCGATGACGACCCGCGCATCGATATGGTACTCGAATTGGGAGTTCCTGCGGTGGTGTTCGGCAGCCCCGACGATTGTCTCGGACTGGACGTGGTGGATTCCGATTACGAACGTGAGGCCGTGGATGCTGTGAGGTATCTGCACGAGCTGGGGAGGCACGATGTGGTGTTGTTCTCCAAGCCCGAACAGTTGGTCCGACAGCGTATGGGATATGTGACACGGTTCAATGATGCGTTCGTGCGTGAAGCGCGCAGGCTGGGCATGAGAGTGCATGTGGAGGCGCCGGAGCAGGTGGATTCCGACCCGTTGTCCGTCGTTGAACGCGCGATGCGCACTTATGGCGACGTCAACGGGGTGGCATTGTTCAATGAGCCTGTCGTTATGGCCGCGCCGCGGCTGTTCTCAACGTCGGGTTGTGGCATGTGTGATGAACGTGGTGTGATCGCTGTGGCTCCACGTTGGATATGTCTATCGATGTCACTGCCGTTCGCCACAATCCAGACCGATGTGGATCGCTTGTCCGGTGAGGTTATTGATACCTTGGTGTCTCGCATCGAGGATCCTGGTCGGGAGCCGGTGCGCAGGCTGGTGGCGTTTCCGGTGATCGAGCCTCGCTGA
- a CDS encoding extracellular solute-binding protein, which produces MTGKASKACALLSATALLTLAACGSGTNETQGTIDTQADKGLAVLGDNVTYDPNHLVNEGKPITVQYYTWMPDTDGALDAFDAYTEIHPNVTFDIVNVAWADYFTKLPMLLKGKNGPAVFAIHNSYDEVLSPYLATYDIDVDDLKADYVGVEAHVSDGSVRYIDAAINTGNIYYNTTLWAEAGLTEDDIPTTWDEFRQVAIKLTKRDGETLTQCGFNMNGDAGYSSMFEGLNYQKGELLFSSDGTEANFDNDTTKENLEWLHDLYAEDQVCSTDFGTDGDKSFGNGQSAMVYRWGYYEGDLATKYPDIEYGIFPTPTPSDEVPFAYDRYNGESTIGINANASAEQQEVAQDLVRFMLADDTYVKSVSKNMNSFPAKISLNDDEELSQMTIFSLVKPRVDRLIWPGPMPSTIENTAKTVFQNVFNNGMSVDDAVTGGQKTMQSDLKKSNFESVESQYAYIDELK; this is translated from the coding sequence ATGACAGGAAAAGCCAGTAAAGCGTGTGCGCTGCTCTCCGCGACGGCGTTGCTGACATTGGCCGCTTGTGGTTCGGGAACAAACGAGACGCAAGGGACCATCGACACCCAGGCCGATAAGGGTTTGGCGGTGCTTGGGGACAACGTCACCTATGATCCGAACCATCTGGTCAACGAAGGAAAACCCATCACCGTGCAGTACTACACGTGGATGCCGGATACGGATGGCGCGCTTGATGCTTTCGACGCATACACTGAGATTCATCCGAATGTGACCTTCGACATCGTCAATGTGGCGTGGGCCGACTACTTCACCAAACTACCTATGTTGCTTAAGGGTAAGAATGGTCCAGCCGTGTTTGCCATCCATAACTCCTATGACGAGGTGCTCAGCCCCTATCTGGCCACCTACGATATCGACGTCGACGATCTGAAAGCGGACTACGTGGGTGTGGAGGCGCATGTGTCCGACGGCAGCGTGCGTTACATCGACGCCGCCATCAATACCGGCAACATCTACTACAACACGACGCTGTGGGCCGAGGCTGGACTGACTGAGGACGATATCCCGACCACTTGGGACGAGTTCCGTCAGGTCGCCATCAAACTGACCAAGCGTGATGGTGAGACGCTCACCCAATGCGGGTTTAACATGAACGGCGATGCGGGTTACAGTTCGATGTTCGAGGGGCTGAACTACCAGAAGGGTGAGCTGCTGTTCTCATCAGATGGAACGGAGGCCAACTTCGATAATGACACCACCAAAGAGAACCTTGAATGGCTGCATGATCTGTACGCCGAGGACCAGGTATGTTCGACGGACTTCGGCACTGACGGCGACAAGAGCTTCGGCAACGGGCAAAGCGCCATGGTGTACCGATGGGGTTACTACGAGGGTGATCTGGCGACCAAGTATCCGGATATCGAATACGGCATTTTCCCGACGCCAACTCCAAGCGACGAGGTTCCGTTCGCCTATGACCGTTACAACGGCGAGTCAACCATCGGTATCAACGCGAACGCCAGTGCTGAACAGCAAGAGGTCGCCCAAGATCTTGTGCGGTTCATGCTTGCCGACGACACGTATGTGAAGTCGGTGTCCAAGAATATGAACTCTTTCCCGGCGAAGATCTCTTTGAATGATGACGAGGAACTGTCCCAGATGACGATCTTCAGTCTGGTCAAACCGCGCGTCGACCGTCTGATTTGGCCTGGGCCGATGCCCTCCACCATCGAGAACACAGCGAAAACGGTATTCCAGAATGTGTTCAACAACGGTATGTCCGTGGATGATGCAGTGACGGGTGGTCAGAAGACCATGCAGAGCGATCTGAAGAAATCCAACTTCGAATCCGTCGAGTCGCAGTACGCGTACATCGACGAACTGAAATGA
- a CDS encoding carbohydrate ABC transporter permease — translation MTMKSRLGRILSFKNIAVFFFVANFLVFLAYPIAKAFAGSLHYWNPMTGAYDWVGLENFVSILTDPLFWQSMWNTFYFSFFAVVFRIALGLGIAVMLWSQLAKCKTAFRTLFYMPTITPLVAVSLVWVWMYDPQFGLIDKLFGVHINWLNDPQWALPAIIIMTVWKDFGYATVLYLAALMNVPVDVLEASQIDGANGWQRFWHIIMPLIRPTTMFVFITSLITYFQAYVQILMMTEGGPGNKTYTISYLIYDRAFVNYDFGTASAMSVVLFVITGVLSFVSLRLSSRKD, via the coding sequence ATGACAATGAAATCACGGTTGGGAAGAATCCTGAGCTTCAAAAACATTGCGGTATTCTTCTTCGTAGCCAATTTCCTGGTGTTCCTGGCTTATCCGATCGCTAAAGCCTTCGCGGGAAGCCTGCATTACTGGAACCCCATGACCGGTGCCTATGACTGGGTCGGTCTGGAGAATTTCGTATCCATCCTCACGGACCCGTTGTTCTGGCAATCCATGTGGAACACGTTCTACTTCTCTTTCTTCGCGGTGGTCTTCCGCATCGCGCTCGGACTTGGCATCGCCGTGATGCTGTGGTCCCAGTTGGCCAAATGTAAAACGGCGTTCCGTACGTTGTTCTATATGCCCACGATCACTCCGTTGGTCGCCGTCTCATTGGTGTGGGTGTGGATGTACGATCCGCAGTTCGGTCTGATTGACAAGCTGTTTGGCGTGCATATCAACTGGCTTAATGATCCGCAGTGGGCTTTGCCTGCGATCATCATCATGACGGTATGGAAGGATTTCGGCTACGCCACCGTACTGTATCTCGCCGCGCTGATGAATGTTCCCGTCGATGTGCTCGAGGCGTCCCAAATTGATGGGGCGAACGGATGGCAGCGGTTCTGGCACATCATCATGCCGCTGATACGGCCCACAACGATGTTTGTGTTCATCACCTCACTGATCACCTATTTCCAAGCCTATGTGCAGATCCTGATGATGACCGAGGGCGGCCCGGGCAACAAGACCTATACCATCAGCTATCTGATCTATGACAGGGCATTCGTCAACTACGACTTCGGCACCGCGTCGGCCATGTCCGTCGTACTGTTCGTCATCACCGGTGTGTTGTCGTTCGTCAGTCTGCGATTGTCGTCGAGAAAGGACTAG
- a CDS encoding carbohydrate ABC transporter permease, with amino-acid sequence MKKTLAIVVFNAILLLFAVVTIVPFVWMFISSFATNADIVSISDSLFPKPSTLDNYANIQSTFNFMGFFGNSLFICVVKTAIVLYTSAVGGYIFSKLKYRGRGFLFGMILSSMMIPWAVTIIPQYDMMVNFGLLDSYWALILPAMVNGFGVFMLKQAMDDIPDEIIEAARVDGASDFRIFHRIMLPLSRNALSAIGIFVFLWNWEDYLWPFLMINDQDKQLLAVGLKLFSGQYGTDYGGLFAATSIAIIPVLIVYLLFQKQFISGLAAGSGK; translated from the coding sequence ATGAAAAAAACGCTGGCCATAGTGGTGTTCAACGCCATCCTGTTGTTGTTCGCCGTCGTTACCATCGTGCCGTTCGTGTGGATGTTCATCTCATCTTTCGCGACCAACGCCGATATCGTGTCGATAAGCGACAGTCTGTTCCCCAAACCTTCCACGCTGGATAACTATGCGAACATTCAGTCGACCTTCAACTTCATGGGCTTCTTCGGTAACTCGCTGTTCATCTGTGTGGTGAAGACGGCCATCGTGCTCTACACCAGTGCGGTCGGTGGGTATATCTTCTCCAAACTGAAGTATCGCGGTCGTGGCTTTCTGTTCGGCATGATTCTGAGCTCCATGATGATTCCTTGGGCGGTAACCATCATTCCCCAGTACGACATGATGGTGAATTTCGGTCTGCTCGATTCCTATTGGGCGTTGATCCTGCCGGCGATGGTCAATGGATTCGGAGTGTTCATGCTCAAGCAGGCCATGGATGACATCCCTGACGAGATTATCGAGGCCGCCCGGGTGGATGGCGCGAGCGATTTCCGTATCTTTCATCGCATTATGCTGCCGCTGAGCCGTAACGCTCTGTCCGCCATCGGCATCTTCGTGTTCCTGTGGAACTGGGAGGACTATCTGTGGCCTTTCCTCATGATCAATGATCAGGACAAGCAACTGCTTGCGGTCGGACTCAAACTGTTCAGCGGACAGTACGGCACCGATTACGGCGGACTGTTCGCGGCGACTTCCATCGCCATCATTCCAGTGCTCATCGTATATCTTCTCTTCCAAAAGCAGTTCATCTCAGGGCTTGCGGCCGGAAGTGGAAAATGA
- a CDS encoding TIM-barrel domain-containing protein — MRPHLESDWALLPAPSIENGPTVDISGGVATLHNGAITVEATETNEPEEGRCACRLRFLDADGRMMFEEIGRGGSLLLKARDFTSLAGGRYAVEVAFDTDPNEHLHGMGEYQQALTDLKGHAFELSHRNSQASVPFVVSSRGYGFLWNNPAVGRATFGLDRTTWRADATDGIDYWVTAGATPAQIERQYADATGHAPVMPEWGLGFWQCKLRYWNQDQVLEVARGFKERGIPLDLIVIDFFHWPHMGDFRFEKEFWPDPADMCRQLHDMGIKVMVSVWPQVSLDSENYFDMKQRNLLVKARHGVDVGMMFVEPCQFYDATNPEARSYVWNKCRANYADLGIDAFWLDEAEPEWSTYSYENYTYHAGEVETVGNLYPVDYNRGFYEGQLALGSEGDIVNLTRCAWAGAQRYGALVWSGDVGSTFDDLKTQITCAIHMGMAGIPWFTTDMGGFHNGVIDSDEFRELLIRWCQFSTFLPVMRNHGDRSLHDVKGKETIIAADGSSRLQSGADNEPWSYGDEVEGILTKYIRVREMLRPYLRELFRQAHEEGQPLVRGLFYEFPDDEMAQSVGDEYMFGSDLLVAPVVEAGATSREVYLPGGEQVDWVELHTGTRWCGGRVVTADAPLDVVPVFARDGRDCGLAGMV, encoded by the coding sequence ATGCGTCCCCATCTCGAATCGGACTGGGCGTTGCTGCCTGCTCCGTCCATCGAGAATGGTCCGACTGTTGATATTTCGGGAGGTGTGGCCACTTTGCATAACGGGGCTATCACCGTGGAGGCCACCGAGACCAATGAACCCGAGGAAGGACGTTGCGCATGTCGACTGCGCTTCCTTGACGCGGATGGTCGAATGATGTTCGAAGAGATTGGACGCGGCGGCTCGCTGCTGCTCAAAGCTCGTGATTTCACCAGCCTCGCCGGAGGAAGATACGCCGTTGAGGTGGCCTTCGACACCGACCCGAACGAGCATCTGCATGGCATGGGCGAATACCAGCAAGCGCTTACCGATCTCAAAGGCCATGCCTTCGAGTTGTCGCATCGCAACTCCCAAGCGTCGGTTCCCTTCGTCGTATCGTCACGCGGGTACGGATTCCTGTGGAATAATCCGGCTGTTGGCCGGGCGACCTTCGGTTTGGATAGAACGACATGGCGCGCGGACGCGACGGATGGAATCGACTATTGGGTGACCGCGGGCGCGACTCCTGCACAGATCGAACGTCAATACGCCGATGCCACAGGCCATGCGCCCGTCATGCCTGAGTGGGGTCTGGGTTTCTGGCAATGCAAGCTGAGATATTGGAACCAGGATCAGGTGCTGGAGGTGGCGCGAGGCTTCAAGGAACGAGGCATTCCTCTCGATTTGATCGTCATCGACTTCTTCCATTGGCCGCATATGGGTGATTTCCGCTTCGAGAAGGAGTTCTGGCCCGATCCGGCCGATATGTGCCGCCAGCTGCACGATATGGGCATCAAAGTGATGGTGTCCGTATGGCCTCAGGTAAGTCTCGACTCCGAGAACTATTTCGATATGAAGCAGCGCAACCTGCTCGTCAAGGCGCGACATGGAGTGGACGTGGGCATGATGTTTGTGGAGCCTTGCCAGTTCTACGATGCGACGAATCCGGAGGCGCGGAGCTACGTGTGGAACAAATGCCGCGCCAACTACGCCGATCTCGGCATCGACGCATTCTGGCTGGACGAGGCGGAACCCGAATGGAGCACCTACTCCTACGAAAACTATACGTACCATGCTGGGGAGGTGGAAACGGTCGGTAATCTGTATCCTGTCGATTACAATCGAGGGTTCTATGAAGGGCAGCTTGCCCTGGGCAGTGAGGGCGACATTGTGAACCTCACGCGGTGTGCATGGGCCGGGGCACAGCGGTATGGCGCGCTGGTGTGGTCCGGTGACGTGGGATCGACCTTCGACGACCTGAAGACGCAGATCACCTGCGCGATCCATATGGGCATGGCCGGTATTCCCTGGTTCACCACCGATATGGGAGGCTTCCATAACGGGGTGATCGACTCAGATGAATTTCGGGAACTGCTGATTCGTTGGTGTCAATTCTCCACGTTCCTGCCGGTGATGCGCAACCATGGCGACCGTAGCTTGCATGACGTGAAAGGCAAGGAGACGATCATCGCTGCGGATGGGTCATCTCGGCTGCAATCCGGTGCGGATAATGAGCCGTGGAGTTATGGGGACGAAGTCGAGGGGATTCTGACCAAATACATTCGCGTGCGTGAGATGTTGCGGCCGTATCTGCGTGAGCTGTTCCGCCAGGCCCATGAGGAAGGACAGCCGCTGGTGCGTGGTTTGTTCTATGAATTCCCTGACGACGAGATGGCTCAGTCGGTCGGTGACGAATACATGTTCGGTTCCGATCTGCTCGTCGCGCCGGTCGTCGAAGCAGGGGCGACTTCGCGCGAGGTGTATTTGCCGGGTGGTGAACAGGTCGACTGGGTGGAGCTGCATACCGGGACCCGTTGGTGTGGCGGTCGTGTTGTGACGGCCGATGCGCCTTTGGACGTCGTTCCAGTGTTCGCTCGTGATGGTCGAGATTGCGGTTTGGCCGGAATGGTCTGA
- a CDS encoding DUF4190 domain-containing protein, with amino-acid sequence MSDTNTSPTPQPSNNPETDSFSASPAQPNPASDSTAAQQTAQPVYNYEQPTTAQSAPYTQPYAQPYAQQTAQQTAQAGEQSAPPAYGQYGAPEYGQYAQPNTGYGYPPQGVPGQQYPPQGAYYYGQPPTERWNALSIAGFVLSFLIAPVGLILSIVALVQINKTHEKSKGMSIAGIIIGALGTVLTIVLIALVVWLVGYSVDHWTTTA; translated from the coding sequence ATGAGCGATACCAACACCTCACCGACGCCTCAGCCGTCGAATAATCCCGAAACCGATTCTTTCTCCGCCAGCCCCGCACAGCCCAATCCCGCATCGGATTCCACAGCCGCGCAGCAGACCGCACAGCCCGTCTACAACTACGAGCAGCCCACCACCGCGCAATCCGCCCCCTACACCCAGCCTTATGCGCAGCCGTATGCCCAACAGACGGCCCAGCAAACCGCCCAAGCCGGCGAGCAGTCGGCCCCGCCCGCATACGGCCAGTACGGCGCGCCCGAGTACGGCCAGTACGCCCAGCCCAACACCGGATACGGATACCCGCCGCAGGGCGTTCCCGGGCAGCAGTATCCGCCGCAGGGAGCCTACTACTACGGACAGCCGCCGACCGAACGCTGGAACGCGCTGTCCATCGCCGGATTCGTCCTGTCGTTCCTGATCGCGCCCGTCGGCCTGATTCTGTCGATCGTCGCACTGGTGCAGATCAACAAAACCCATGAGAAGAGCAAGGGGATGTCCATCGCCGGCATCATCATCGGCGCGCTGGGCACGGTGCTGACCATCGTGCTGATCGCGCTCGTCGTATGGCTTGTCGGCTACTCGGTCGACCATTGGACGACTACAGCGTAA
- the galE gene encoding UDP-glucose 4-epimerase GalE codes for MTVLVTGGCGYIGAHVVHALHQAGEKVVVVDDLSYGKPTRIEGARLYGMDIASPDAGSRLAEIMKTEDVDSVIHFAARKQVGESVEKPLWYYQQNINGMLNVLIGMKESGARKLVFSSSAATYGVPPVDVVPEDVVPMLPINPYGQTKLFGEWMARACEEPYGIRFCGLRYFNVAGCGPVELEDPAILNLIPMLFDRLKKGKAPAIFGDDYPTPDGTCVRDYIHVSDLADAHIAALKYLDRDERKYDAFNVGTGEGTSVRQIVDEVKKVTGLPFTEAVMPRRAGDPPHLIGSPKRINEEMGWHAKYDVEEIVKSAWEAWQANPEHHIDVETWTQAD; via the coding sequence ATGACAGTACTCGTCACAGGCGGATGCGGATACATCGGCGCCCACGTCGTCCACGCGCTTCATCAGGCCGGAGAGAAGGTCGTCGTGGTCGACGACCTGAGCTATGGCAAACCCACCCGCATCGAAGGCGCGCGCCTCTACGGCATGGACATCGCCTCCCCCGACGCGGGCAGCCGCCTCGCCGAAATCATGAAGACGGAGGATGTGGATTCCGTCATCCACTTCGCAGCCCGCAAGCAGGTGGGCGAATCCGTCGAAAAGCCGCTGTGGTACTACCAGCAGAACATCAACGGCATGCTCAACGTGCTGATCGGCATGAAGGAGTCCGGCGCGAGGAAGCTCGTGTTCTCGTCCTCCGCCGCCACCTACGGCGTGCCGCCGGTCGACGTGGTGCCCGAGGACGTGGTGCCGATGCTGCCGATCAATCCCTACGGCCAGACCAAACTGTTCGGCGAGTGGATGGCCCGCGCCTGCGAGGAGCCCTACGGCATCCGCTTCTGCGGCCTGCGCTACTTCAACGTGGCCGGCTGCGGCCCGGTCGAACTCGAGGATCCGGCGATCCTGAACCTCATCCCCATGCTGTTCGACCGTCTGAAGAAAGGCAAGGCGCCCGCCATCTTCGGCGACGACTACCCCACCCCGGACGGCACCTGCGTGCGCGACTACATCCACGTCTCCGACCTGGCCGACGCGCATATCGCCGCCCTGAAGTACCTCGACCGCGACGAACGCAAGTACGACGCCTTCAACGTGGGCACCGGCGAGGGCACCTCCGTGCGCCAGATCGTCGACGAGGTCAAGAAGGTCACCGGACTGCCGTTCACCGAGGCGGTCATGCCCCGCCGCGCCGGCGACCCGCCGCACCTGATCGGCTCCCCCAAGCGCATCAACGAGGAGATGGGCTGGCACGCCAAGTATGACGTGGAGGAGATCGTGAAGTCCGCATGGGAGGCGTGGCAAGCCAATCCGGAGCACCACATCGACGTCGAGACCTGGACGCAGGCCGACTGA
- the trmB gene encoding tRNA (guanosine(46)-N7)-methyltransferase TrmB: MTERATGSPETNENDILAAGGTPSGHPLHKVLSFVRRSGRLDTRLQRAWDAFAERYLLDVNAGEGSLDVRSGFVFDQAYVREVWGNDNPLVVEIGSGQGENVVAAAAAHPEVNFLALEVYDPGVAHTLLLAGKQELPNIRVAQVNAPELFKVMADGVAAEVWTFFPDPWPKKKHHKRRIVQEELAGEIRRVLADRGAWRIATDIEDYALHVHEVMDGLEGWRNEGGLTVSLPTGHVGKGNAELAAEMPHADFEESARFDGRVLTNFEKKGLAAGRIIHDFTYRKV; the protein is encoded by the coding sequence ATGACCGAGCGAGCGACAGGCTCCCCAGAAACCAACGAGAACGACATCCTCGCGGCGGGTGGAACCCCGTCGGGGCATCCGCTGCACAAGGTGCTGTCATTCGTGCGTCGATCCGGACGTCTGGACACGCGTCTGCAGCGTGCATGGGACGCGTTCGCCGAGCGGTATCTGCTGGATGTCAACGCCGGCGAGGGGTCTCTGGATGTGCGCTCCGGATTCGTGTTCGACCAGGCGTACGTGCGGGAGGTCTGGGGCAACGACAATCCGCTGGTGGTGGAGATCGGCAGCGGACAGGGCGAGAACGTGGTGGCTGCCGCGGCCGCGCATCCGGAGGTGAATTTCCTCGCGCTGGAGGTGTACGACCCCGGCGTGGCCCATACGCTGCTGCTGGCCGGCAAGCAGGAGCTGCCCAATATCCGCGTGGCCCAGGTCAACGCGCCCGAGCTGTTCAAGGTCATGGCCGATGGCGTGGCCGCCGAGGTGTGGACCTTCTTCCCCGATCCGTGGCCCAAGAAGAAGCATCACAAGCGCCGCATCGTGCAGGAGGAGCTGGCCGGCGAGATCCGCCGCGTGTTGGCCGATAGGGGAGCGTGGCGCATCGCCACCGACATCGAGGACTACGCGTTGCATGTGCACGAGGTGATGGACGGGCTTGAGGGATGGCGCAACGAGGGCGGTCTGACCGTGAGCCTGCCCACCGGCCACGTCGGCAAGGGCAATGCCGAGCTCGCCGCCGAGATGCCACACGCCGACTTCGAGGAATCCGCGCGTTTCGACGGCCGCGTGCTCACCAACTTCGAAAAGAAGGGCCTGGCCGCCGGCCGAATCATCCACGACTTCACCTATCGCAAGGTGTGA